Proteins encoded by one window of Oenanthe melanoleuca isolate GR-GAL-2019-014 chromosome 20, OMel1.0, whole genome shotgun sequence:
- the BPIFB2 gene encoding BPI fold-containing family B member 2, translating into MEMLCTLSILLSLLVPAHSTRSPDCGGILTPSGLRYLAEVSKPHAESVLRRDLMASPAPDPSPTSPSRNQITSVKVDKFSLTLIPDTGMRLSIEANLGVTSALSATKEMRLSILADLHVDMNPEGNLELVTSDCKPTLEEVQSTEETDSKSSGSDIDKQINVEKICLEVSKLLLFPNERLMSLAAPFPITPSCQVQYLPLAAPMYSEQGIIISLQTTFQVAGTVIPLPVSPVPFSMPEPASSSPSHLILAFSEHFYTSLFSALEESGALNVSLLSSLTTATLAERITQMGSLFQEDLPVVLQAVTRSAPHVVLEEDKAIVQLFLTAQIGAGSSLFQSFLSVNVDVTARLHFSVAGTRMIISVAAIEDIELSLATSDVGPILAALLEELFLSTIREEVPAQINGVLRQGVFLPHIASFTYTNVNITIHKDYVLIPCNLQLEARTGQTSTWK; encoded by the exons ATGGAGATGCTCtgcaccctgagcatcctcctgagcctcctggtcccagctcacagcaccAGGTCTCCTGACTGTGGTGGCATCCTCACCCCCTCTGGACTGAGATACC TTGCTGAAGTTTCAAAGCCACATGCAGAGTCAGTCCTCAGGAGGGACCTCATGGCCTCGCCAGCGCCAGACCCATCTCCCACCTCCCCGAGCAG gaacCAGATTACCTCAGTCAAAGTTGACAAGTTTTCCCTGACCCTGATCCCTGACACCGGGATGCGGCTGAGCATCGAGGCAAACCTTGGTGTCACATCTGCCCT ctcagccacaAAGGAGATGAGGCTGTCCATCCTGGCAGACCTCCACGTGGACATGAACCCCGAAGGGAACCTGGAGCTGGTGACCTCTGACTGCAAACCCACCCTGGAGGAGGTGCAGAGCACCGAGGAGACAGACAG CAAGTCGTCAGGATCGGATATCGACAAGCAGATCAATGTTGAAAAA ATTTGCCTGGAAGTCTCcaaattgctgcttttcccaaatgAACGGCTGATGTCTCTGGCAG CTCCATTCCCCATCACACCAAGCTGCCAAGTCCAGTACCTGCCCCTGGCTGCCCCAATGTACTCTGAGCAGGGAATCATCATCTCTTTGCAA ACAACTTTCCAAGTGGCAGGGACAGTGATCCCCCTGCCAGTCAGCCCTGTGCCTTTCAGCATGCCCGAGCCAGcgagctccagcccttcccacctCATCCTGGCATTCTCTGAGCACTTCTACACCAGCTTGTTCTCTGCCTTGGAAGAGTCTGGAGCTCTCAACGTGAGTCTGCTG AGCTCTCTGACCACTGCCACCCTGGCTGAGAGGATCACTCAG ATGGGCTCCCTCTTCCAAGAGGACCTGCCGGTGGTGCTCCAGGCTGTGACCCGCAGCGCTCCTCATGTGGTGCTGGAGGAAGACAAAGCCATCGTGCAGCTTTTCCTGACTGCCCAGATTGGAGCAGGATCATCCCTTTTCCAGAGCTTCCTGAGTGTGAACGTG GATGTGACTGCCAGGCTCCACTTCAGCGTTGCTGGCACGAGGATGATCATCTCTGTGGCTGCCATCGA GGACATCGAGCTAAGCCTGGCCACCTCTGATGTGGGTCCTATACTG GCTGCCTTGCTGGAGGAGCTGTTCCTGTCCACGATCCGTGAGGAGGTGCCAGCCCAGATAAATG gGGTCCTGAGACAAGGTGTTTTCCTGCCCCACATCGCCAGCTTCACTTACACCAATGTCAACATCACAATTCACAAG GATTATGTCCTGATCCCCTGCAACCTCCAGCTAGAGGCAAGGACTGGACAGACAAGCACCTGGAAGTGA